Genomic DNA from Paenibacillus donghaensis:
TATTGACCGTGTCATTTACCATCAGGTGACCGATTTTCTCGTATTCGGCAGCCGGGGCGGGATTCTGAATCTGGCGGATCTGGCGATCAACGCCGGGGGACTGCTGGTTGTGGTGTACTTGTTGAAGGAACCATTGAAGCGCTTAGCTTTTAAAAGATAAGATCCCAGTTCCTCTTTAAATCACTGAGGAGCTATAAAACAGGCTGATGTGCTGTGGGAATAAAAAAAGAGCATTATCGTTGTTGGCGGCGGCATGGGCATGACCCATGGCGACACGCAAGAAGTCGTTATCCGCAGCGGATATGTCAATGCGGTTACCTCCGGACTCAATATTCACAACTGAACCGCAAACGAACCCGTTCTCCTGTTCAAGGAGGCGGGTTCGTTTGTTTGGGGCAGCAAGCTCATTTCAAACTTATGTTCTTCATTTTTTAGCCCGACAAACTCATATAAATACGCCGGAACGTCGGAAACCAAGGACTGTGACTTTTTCTTTATTTTACTTCACCGGAGTCTATTTTTCTAACCTTTCAGGTATTTCATTTCACGGATTAAGGTTCTTAATTCTTAGCACATTTATTACCGTACAGCACGGCTTATTCCTTCACCGCAGCGTCTTCGGTCGCCACCCGGTCCGGCAGCTGCAGCAGATAGCTGTTCGACAAGCTCAGCAGCCGCTGCATGGCGGTGAACTCAGCTTCGGTGGAGCCGCCGGAGGTTTCGCTATTGTCCAGCAGATTATAATGGGTGCCGTCACTATAGCCTTCACCTGTCAGGAACAGGCTGGAATCATTAATGAAGGAGCCGGTCGGCAGGAAGTGGATCACCGGCAGCAGGTTGTGGGTCTGATTGAACAGGTCCTCGCCGAAATGCAGCTGATCCTGGAGCGATACCCCCAGCAGGTTGGCTGCCGTCGGCAGAATATCGACCTGCCCTCCGGTCTGGCTAAGCTCGGCCCGTTGGCCTGCGCCGGGACTGTGCACAATGAACGGTACATTGAACATATCAGTATAGCCATATTCCCGGCCCATGATCTCATGCATCAGCTCAATTTCGTCATCGCCCAGCGAATAGAGCGGCAATCCTTGATGGTCGCCATAGAAGACAATGACGCTGTTGTCCCACAATCCGCTGGTTCTCAGCCCGTCCAGGAACTGGCCCATGGCGTAATCAGCATAACTCTGGGCCTTGATATAGTCACCGACCAAGGTGTCGTCATAACGCTCCGGCAGCTTGATTGGTGTCTTCGACTCGGGAAGCTTATAGGGATGATGGGCGCTCATCGACAGAATCATTGCATAAAAAGGCTCAGCGGCTGCATCCAGACGAGCCAGCTCGGGAACCGTTTTGGCGTACAGCACCTCATCCGAGGAACCAAAGGCGATATGATCATCCTCCCCGTAGAAGGCCTGGTCATAATACTTCTCGAATCCGATCGCCTGATACAGAACCTTGCGGTTCCAGAAATCTACACTGTTGGTGTGGAACGTCACCGTCTGATAGCCGTTGTTCTGCAGCAGCTTCGGCAGACTGGGCAGATTCTTATCCATATATTCAGATGAAGTTGCCGCCTCATGATGCGGGACATACGTTGAGGTATTCACCACGAACTCGGCATCCGAGGTCGTTCCTTGTCCGGCATTGCTGTAGAAATTATTGAAATAGAATTCGCTCTGTGCCAGCCGGTTGAGATTCGGGGTAACCTCCTGCCCCTCGATCTTCAGACCGAGCAGGAAATTCTGGAACGATTCCATCTGGACCACAATCAGGTTGCGGCCCTTGTCGGCGGCCCAGTGCAGCGGCTGCGACGGCTCGGTGATCCCTTTTAGCTCATTGACCGCCTTCTGGGTAATCTCACTGGAATCTATTAATTCTTCTTCTTCGGTAGTATCGGCAAAAATCGTATAGACCTCATAGCTGAGCAGCCCCATACTCTCCGCCTTCGTGTTCTCATTCATGCTGGCATGGTTGGGCCAGACATTGAACAGGCAAAGCGCCAGCGATACGCTGAGCAGACCGAAGAGAACCTTGGGGTTCATGCGCCGCATCCCCCGTGTCTTCCAGATCGCAATATATTTGGGACGGAACATAAAGCACATAAATACGATAATATCGACAAAAATGAACAAATAATAGGGATCAAGCAGGGAATAGGTGCTTTCTCCCACCTTCGTGACCTTGTCCGCCTGCTCCAGTGCATGATAGGTGGCAATCACCCCGTAATACTTGTAATACATCAGCACAGAGAAGTAGACAAGCGTAATTAACAGATTAGCTATCATATAATACAGAATCTTGCGTTTGCTGGACATCCATTCAATCAGGCCGAACACGATCAGAAAAAAGGGGATTTCCGTCAGCAGCATGCTCCAGGAGGGCCCATTACTGAATACGACAAACCATGCGACCGCGCTTTTGATCAGCAGAATCAGACTGAATAAGAGAATCGGACGGTATCTTAGAATATAAGCAGGTTTATATTTCACTGTATCCTTTATTATTCGATTTGGATCTACTTCTTGCTTCATACTTCACATCTCCTTCATGGGAAAGTGCTGAATTCCAGATAATAATTCAAAAATTTAACAAATACTCCCCATATACCGACGTTTATTATGCTCCTGGCGTACTTAGGTGTCAAAAGGCAGGGGGCGCATGGAATGCGCCTTACAGGAAGCTAAATGAAGTTTTAGTGCAGGAATTGCTCCTATACAGCTCTTTGTGAAAAAAAGTGCAGCTTAGAACATAAGGGTTGTTAACGCTTCCTTTAAAACAAATCTATGAATTCAAATTTTTAACTTCCGTAATAGAGATAAATACTATATTATATTAATTTATATGAATAAAAAAAACATAAACCGCATAATAATGCGTCCGTTTGCCGCACATTCAAGGTGGCACACTGGGGGGATGCAGGAGATTGGAGGACTCCTGCTGTGATTGTCAGCCAGACCATTTAAACTACGGGAGGTACATAATGTCGAAGAAATTATTATCCTTATTTATTGCATTCACCCTGGTTATGTCGGGGATTATTCCGGCAGCTTATGCCGCAGACACGACAGCTACAACTGAGCCGCAGGCCATTGTTGCACCCGCCGCAGTAGATACCGCTCCTGAGAGTACATCCGCTGCTGTAACCTCGGCAGCCCAGGAAGCACCTGAAGCTTCCGTATCAGCCCAGGTCTACCAGGCTTCCATGACCGATGCCAGAACCATGGAGCTGACGTTCGACCTGCCGGAAGGCGCGTCGCCGGAACAGCTGCAGTGGACATTCGGCCGTAATAGCGAAGAGACCAAACCGCTGGCCGAGTGGAAGAAATGGAACACCAGCGCCAGAAATTACAGCGGTGATCCTTTTGTGACCGTGAAAGTTGAGACAGTTACCGGATCAACCTACAAAGCCCAGGTCACCTTCGATCTGCTGTACGGTCCCAACCTGTCGCTAAGCGGCATCCGTGCGGAATATGTGAAACGGGTGGGTACTTACGACCTGGTTGGCTCCCTGCCAGCTGGCGATGTGGTTGCTAAGCAGCAGGTTAAGCTGAACCCATACGATACCTACCATACGTATGATGAGATTAAGCCGGCTATTGACCGCATTACGGCTGACAGCAACAATAAATATGGCCGGTATGTGGAATATCAGCAGATCGGAACGTCCAAACAAGGCCGTGCGATCCATTTCTCGATCGTAGCCAAAGACAAGGCTTCAGTGGATCAATACCTGAATGAAACCATGCCGCTGATGATGAATGATCCGGCAGCATTGCAGGAGAAGATTATCAGCGGAGAATTGAAGGACTATAAAGTGCCGATCTGGCTGAACAACATTCATGCTGATGAAGCGAATGGCGTGGATGTGATCGTTAAATTTCTGGACACCCTGATGACCCAGAAGGTGGTCAGCTATGACACGGTAGACAAGGATAAGAATCCAATTACCTTAGACCTGGATATTGATGCGGCGCTGGATAATGTTATTTTCCTGCTGGATTATGTAGAGAACCCGGACGGACGTGCGCTGAACACACGCGCTACCTCGACGCTGCTTGATCCGAACCGTGATAATTCCTATCAGACCCAGCCTGAGACGCAGGCTGTAACTGCCCAAATTGCCAAATGGACACCGTTGTCCTTCCTGGATATGCACGGGTTCGTAAATGGCTTCCTGATTGAGCCGTGCACACCGCCGCATGATCCCAACGTTGAATATGATCTGATGCTTGACAGTATGTTGGAGCAGGCAACGGCCATGGGACAAGCGGGAATCGCCAATACCAAATATGATTCCTATCATATCCCTTATCTGGAAAGTGAGAAGTTAAAAGCAGATCCGAACTATGTCTCTCCTTCCGGAACTTATGCTACGGGCTGGGACGATGCTTCACCGGCCTATACCGCGGTATATGCGATGCATCAGGGTGCACTGGGCCATACACTTGAAGTTCCTGAGTTGAATGAAGATTCACTGGACGCCTTCTATTATGCAACGCTGGGAGCTACCAGTTACGTGATCGACAACAAAGAGAAGCTGTTCCTGAACCAGCTGGAAGTGTTCGAACGCGGGCTCAACAATACAGATATTGGCGCACCGGTAGACAAGTATCTGATCAATGGCAAGAATGAAGAGATCGGACGTCCGCGCGAGGGACAGACTAATTTCTTCCCTGAATATTATGTGCTTCCGGTATCCAAGGATCTGCAGAAGAACCAACTGGAAACCTATACAATGGTTCAATACCTGCTCCGCAACGGAGTGAAGGTAGAGCAGACCACGACTCCGGTTGTTGTGGATTCCGTTACCTACCCGGCCGGAACCTATATCGTCAACATGCATCAGGCCAAACGCGGATACGCAAATCTGGTGCTCTACGATGGCCTGAACGTCTCTGATTTCGAAGAAATGTATTCTGATACCGTACAGAACTTCGCAGATATGCGCGGGTTCGACCGTTATATCAGCCGTAAGGCCGGTGCCTTCTCAGGGGTTACAACACCTGTAACCAGCGTAACCGTTCCAGTTACGAACCTGGATAACTACGCCTTCTCGCAGAATTATGTTATTCGTAACAGCAACAACGATGCGATCAAGGCCGTTAATGAACTGGTTGCAGCCAAAAAAGCGGTAACCCTGCTCTCGAATGACGGATATGGATATGAAAAAGGCAGCTTCCTGGTTTCCAGATCAAATCTGCTGACCGTAGCCTCTAAATATTTGCTGGATGTGGTGCCTTTCTACGGCGGCGATAGAACTGGCAAGCTGCTGAAGACTCCTACAGTCGGCATCACCGGAGCAGCGTCCTTTATCGTGGCTGATCTGGGCTTCAAGGTGCAGACTTCAGACCCGGCCACGGCAGATGTGCTGGTGAATACAGGCACAGGCCTGATTGCTTCCGGCAAGCCGTTTATCGGCTATGGCAGAACGATGCTGAACACGGTCAAGGGACTGAAGCTGCTGCCTGGGCTGGACTTCGCCAATCCGGTCAACTCTGCTGGCAAAACGGATGCCCATGAGGGACTGTTCAAGGCGGCTCTCTCACAGGACAGCCTGATTACAGCTCCGTATGATGAGTCGGAATACCTCTACACCGTTTCGGCAGCTTATATCACCGCTGTTCCTGAAGGCGCAGAAATTCTGGCCAAATACGGAACAGGCGATGATTTCTTCAAGGCAGGCTGGTGGCCGAACAGCAGCGCGGCCAAGGATCAGGTGCTGGCACTGAACTATCAGACAGATCAGGTTCATGTAACGCTGTTCGCCAATGATCTGCTTAACAAATATCATCCGCAGAACCAGTTCAGACTGCTGGCGAATGCGATTTATGCGGCTGCACCGGCTGCGACTGAAGCGGATGGCATGGACGCTGGCGTGCTTATGCCAGAGCCGACTTCAGGTTCACAATATCCATCGGTACCTACAACACCAACAGCGACACCTGCACCAACGGCTACGGCTACACCTGCAACTGAAGCCACGCCTGCACCAACAGCAACCCCTGCGCCATCCACGGCACCGGTCAGCTTCAATGATCTGGGCCGGGTATCATGGGCAGCTGCTGCCATTAAGGAGCTGAGCAGCAAAGGTATCCTGAACGGTGTGAGCGAGAACAGCTTCGCACCGCTTAAGGAAGTCACACGTGCCGAGTTCATCACGATGATCGTGCGTGCTTATGGACTGCTGGATGAGAATGCGGCAGCGGCTTTCTCCGATGTGAAGGCTTCGAATTGGGCCTACAGCTACATTGCTTCAGGAGTAAGCAACGGCCTGATCAATGGAGTAGGCGGCGGTAGATTTGAGCCGGCGCGGGCGATTACCCGTGAAGAGATGGCGATTATCGCTGCCAATGCGCTGAAGAAGTTCAGCGGCAAATCGGTAGCGGATGCAGATAAGGCGCTGGCTGGCTTCAAGGATAAGGGCAGCATCGCTTCCTACGGCAAGGAAGCGGTAGCGCTGCTGGCCCAGGAAGGTGTCATCACAGGGATGACTGTGGACACCTTCGGACCTAAAGGCATTGCCAACCGTGCCCAAGCGGCGGTAATTATCAGCAAGCTGCTTAATCTTAAATACTAGAAGCTATGCTTCAAAGGATTAGCGAGAATGCCCCGGGCAGGGAACGGCCGCGGGGCATTTTTGCGTGAAGATAGGTTACTACTTACGCCTCCATATGATAAGAGCATCAAAGACTCCGCTCCTCTGGAAGGGCTTAAATGCATCCACCAATTTAGTTGCGAATATGCATCTAATTAGCCGATTATTTCTATTTTGGAGGAAATAGTTGCAAAAAGGCACTTAATTCCTGCGTTTGAGCGTAGTAGGCTTGATTTGCTCGAAATTAGTTGCAGATTTGCACTTATTCGCCTCCTGACAGGAGTTTCAGCTGAAATTAGTTGCAGTTTCGCATCTAATTATTCCAAAGGTTCGAGGTAACCTTCTAAATCCTCGCTGTCACCTAATTCGCTGGTACCTAAGCTGGCGAAATCGGCAGAAAGCCTATTGTAAGACTTTCTGCCAACTCCTGATGTATATTCTTAAGTTCATGTTCTATAGAAGAAACTATAGGTTTCTCCAGTTCAGGTGATATCAGTGCTGCAGCTTCTACTTATAGTGAGTTT
This window encodes:
- a CDS encoding LTA synthase family protein; its protein translation is MKQEVDPNRIIKDTVKYKPAYILRYRPILLFSLILLIKSAVAWFVVFSNGPSWSMLLTEIPFFLIVFGLIEWMSSKRKILYYMIANLLITLVYFSVLMYYKYYGVIATYHALEQADKVTKVGESTYSLLDPYYLFIFVDIIVFMCFMFRPKYIAIWKTRGMRRMNPKVLFGLLSVSLALCLFNVWPNHASMNENTKAESMGLLSYEVYTIFADTTEEEELIDSSEITQKAVNELKGITEPSQPLHWAADKGRNLIVVQMESFQNFLLGLKIEGQEVTPNLNRLAQSEFYFNNFYSNAGQGTTSDAEFVVNTSTYVPHHEAATSSEYMDKNLPSLPKLLQNNGYQTVTFHTNSVDFWNRKVLYQAIGFEKYYDQAFYGEDDHIAFGSSDEVLYAKTVPELARLDAAAEPFYAMILSMSAHHPYKLPESKTPIKLPERYDDTLVGDYIKAQSYADYAMGQFLDGLRTSGLWDNSVIVFYGDHQGLPLYSLGDDEIELMHEIMGREYGYTDMFNVPFIVHSPGAGQRAELSQTGGQVDILPTAANLLGVSLQDQLHFGEDLFNQTHNLLPVIHFLPTGSFINDSSLFLTGEGYSDGTHYNLLDNSETSGGSTEAEFTAMQRLLSLSNSYLLQLPDRVATEDAAVKE
- a CDS encoding M14 family metallopeptidase, whose translation is MSKKLLSLFIAFTLVMSGIIPAAYAADTTATTEPQAIVAPAAVDTAPESTSAAVTSAAQEAPEASVSAQVYQASMTDARTMELTFDLPEGASPEQLQWTFGRNSEETKPLAEWKKWNTSARNYSGDPFVTVKVETVTGSTYKAQVTFDLLYGPNLSLSGIRAEYVKRVGTYDLVGSLPAGDVVAKQQVKLNPYDTYHTYDEIKPAIDRITADSNNKYGRYVEYQQIGTSKQGRAIHFSIVAKDKASVDQYLNETMPLMMNDPAALQEKIISGELKDYKVPIWLNNIHADEANGVDVIVKFLDTLMTQKVVSYDTVDKDKNPITLDLDIDAALDNVIFLLDYVENPDGRALNTRATSTLLDPNRDNSYQTQPETQAVTAQIAKWTPLSFLDMHGFVNGFLIEPCTPPHDPNVEYDLMLDSMLEQATAMGQAGIANTKYDSYHIPYLESEKLKADPNYVSPSGTYATGWDDASPAYTAVYAMHQGALGHTLEVPELNEDSLDAFYYATLGATSYVIDNKEKLFLNQLEVFERGLNNTDIGAPVDKYLINGKNEEIGRPREGQTNFFPEYYVLPVSKDLQKNQLETYTMVQYLLRNGVKVEQTTTPVVVDSVTYPAGTYIVNMHQAKRGYANLVLYDGLNVSDFEEMYSDTVQNFADMRGFDRYISRKAGAFSGVTTPVTSVTVPVTNLDNYAFSQNYVIRNSNNDAIKAVNELVAAKKAVTLLSNDGYGYEKGSFLVSRSNLLTVASKYLLDVVPFYGGDRTGKLLKTPTVGITGAASFIVADLGFKVQTSDPATADVLVNTGTGLIASGKPFIGYGRTMLNTVKGLKLLPGLDFANPVNSAGKTDAHEGLFKAALSQDSLITAPYDESEYLYTVSAAYITAVPEGAEILAKYGTGDDFFKAGWWPNSSAAKDQVLALNYQTDQVHVTLFANDLLNKYHPQNQFRLLANAIYAAAPAATEADGMDAGVLMPEPTSGSQYPSVPTTPTATPAPTATATPATEATPAPTATPAPSTAPVSFNDLGRVSWAAAAIKELSSKGILNGVSENSFAPLKEVTRAEFITMIVRAYGLLDENAAAAFSDVKASNWAYSYIASGVSNGLINGVGGGRFEPARAITREEMAIIAANALKKFSGKSVADADKALAGFKDKGSIASYGKEAVALLAQEGVITGMTVDTFGPKGIANRAQAAVIISKLLNLKY